The following proteins come from a genomic window of Macrobrachium rosenbergii isolate ZJJX-2024 chromosome 39, ASM4041242v1, whole genome shotgun sequence:
- the LOC136825734 gene encoding zinc finger protein 665-like codes for MELVECEAIFEENPDVPFQCSLCGKAFPEQGSLESHTCAHSNEKVYECSVCGKLFARIRYLNEHMLIHSGEKPHGCSVCGKKFRLKSTLRRHKLEHTGQKQFKCEICEKTFAFSNDLRIHTVVHTGEKPFICPICGSTFSQKSSLTRHLARHSGENSFECPECGKSFTRNSSLEDHMLNHTGKKKFECSVCKKWFKRKSSLGRHMQIHSDLKPFECSHCEESFPTAGLLKSHMVCHRQLHCDICQKVFKNTSSRKTHMLIHIGEKKFQCSECGKHFLRKDLLKTHMMIHTGEKNFPCPECGKLFAQSGDMKKHLVVHSENRSFVCEACGKCFKHLRSLQNHRLTHSDVKPYKCSVCEKSFTRRAGVKKHEKLHSKRGYAAQRRSPGNDSETLHDDSEQSNNDSEGGFEESHLEHSNREDGLEVGQSGVNDSPEDTGNETAKETQNWKWTHEESEKEIRPSVVKEEVCEKDEWEENYINMDLVQVKSENLS; via the coding sequence atggAGCTGGTAGAATGTGAGGCAATCTTTGAAGAAAACCCCGATGTGCCATTTCAGTGCTCTCTCTGCGGGAAGGCCTTCCCGGAACAGGGCTCCCTTGAAAGCCACACTTGTGCACATTCCAATGAAAAAGTGTATGAATGCTCAGTTTGCGGGAAACTGTTTGCTCGAATAAGATATCTTAATGAGCACATGTTAATTCATTCTGGAGAGAAACCTCATGGCTGTTCAGTATGCGGTAAAAAATTCCGCCTGAAGAGCACCCTCAGGCGTCACAAACTTGAACACACTGGCCAAAAGCAGTTCAAGtgtgaaatatgtgaaaaaactTTTGCATTTTCAAATGACCTAAGGATTCATACAGTAGTTCATACGGGAGAGAAGCCTTTTATTTGTCCTATATGTGGTAGTACATTTAGCCAGAAGAGTTCCTTAACAAGACACTTGGCCAGACATTCTGGTGAAAACTCTTTTGAATGTCCTGAGTGCGGCAAGTCATTTACCCGAAACAGTAGCCTAGAAGATCACATGTTGAATCATACAGGTaagaaaaaatttgaatgttCTGTTTGCAAGAAATGGTTTAAACGTAAAAGCTCTCTTGGAAGACACATGCAGATACATTCTGATTTGAAACCTTTTGAATGCTCACATTGTGAAGAATCCTTTCCAACTGCAGGCCTCTTAAAGTCTCACATGGTTTGTCATAGGCAGCTTCATTGTGATATTTGTcaaaaagtctttaaaaatacAAGCTCACGTAAAACACACATGCTAATTCATATTGGTGAGAAAAAATTCCAATGCAGTGAGTGCGGTAAACATTTTCTTCGTAAAGATCTGTTGAAAACTCACATGATGATTCATACAGGTGAGAAAAATTTTCCCTGTCCTGAATGTGGGAAATTGTTTGCTCAAAGTGGTGACATGAAAAAGCACTTGGTTGTCCACAGTGAAAACAGGTCCTTTGTTTGTGAGGCTTGTGGCAAGTGTTTCAAGCACTTAAGAAGCCTCCAAAATCATCGCCTTACCCATTCTGATGTGAAACCGTACAAGTGTTCTGTTTGTGAAAAGTCTTTTACAAGGAGAGCAGGTGTCAAAAAACATGAGAAATTACATTCTAAACGTGGTTATGCAGCCCAACGTCGAAGCCCTGGTAATGATTCTGAAACACTGCATGATGATTCCGAACAATCTAACAATGATTCAGAAGGAGGGTTTGAGGAAAGTCATTTAGAGCACTCAAATAGAGAAGATGGCTTAGAAGTGGGACAGTCAGGTGTAAATGATAGTCCTGAGGATACAGGTAATGAAACTGCTAAAGAAACACAGAATTGGAAATGGACACATGAAGAGAGTGAAAAAGAAATCAGACCTTCAGTTGTAAAAGAGGAAGTATGCGAGAAAGATGAGTGGgaagaaaattacattaacatGGACTTAGTacaagtgaaaagtgaaaatttaagtTGA